In Haematobia irritans isolate KBUSLIRL chromosome 1, ASM5000362v1, whole genome shotgun sequence, a genomic segment contains:
- the Mic26-27 gene encoding MICOS complex subunit 26/27 has translation MFRKLAGVPTSTLVLAAVAVQPNNDAKQGKDELTHYKCKPSELPLYAPLHSFNTPKRTPHPPKDSAVRTAIEGGVCAVRTEIQAGYKVLEKQKDAVNEYINTAKAHTQSTIDYLNQPHNLMPRTGAIAIGGLSGFIFAARGGFIKKVLYTTVGAGAVASLCYPRQAEQFAKEALFEARKGYAIAYNFVKGVKPGEEVPVEPISKFPTTLEDVKFMALDLFDEAKEAIFPKKK, from the exons ATGTTTCGGAAACTAGCTGGAGTTCCAACTTCCACACTCGTTTTGGCGGCCGTCGCTGTGCAGCCTAACAATGATGCCAAACAAGGAAAGGACGAGTTGACCCATTACAAATGCAAACCAAGTGAATTGCCATTATATGCTCCACTTCACTCATTCAACac ACCTAAGAGGACTCCCCATCCCCCTAAAGATTCTGCTGTGCGTACTGCTATCGAAGGTGGAGTATGTGCTGTGCGTACCGAGATTCAAGCCGGATATAAAgttttagaaaaacaaaaggaTGCAGTTAATGAATATATAAACACAGCAAAGGCGCATACACAATCTACCATAGATTACTTGAACCAACCTCATAACCTAATGCCTCGCACTGGTGCCATTGCGATTGGTGGTTTGTCTGGTTTCATTTTTGCAGCAAGGGGAGGTTTTATCAAAAAGGTTCTATATACCACTGTTGGTGCTGGGGCAGTTGCTTCTTTGTGTTATCCCCGACAAGCGGAACAATTTGCCAAAGAAGCTCTCTTTGAAGCACGTAAAGGCTATGccattgcttataactttgtaaaGGGTGTCAAACCTGGCGAAGAAGTTCCCGTTGAACCCATAAGTAAATTTCCCACAACCCTGGAAGATGTAAAATTCATGGCATTGGATTTATTTGATGAAGCCAAAGAAGCCATTTTCCCCAAGAAAAAGTAG
- the Sb gene encoding serine proteinase stubble, translated as MRRNRNSRQWLVNQHEEHVKGQKCVLSPGVRVSPTYPSADTEINDHYLQFRHHQHQVEDRMQVMHFALRNNGEASQRQGKIRATSQFRMSERSRDRFYQILEVLLAIVLVNFLVCRLTQLPLALAAYGKFQSGSGYSSSNRHNAEVNFDESRPSFLDSDEYDDPYYRQPHSIGGSAFGYNGLQLQHNLDDSLLRSQNFKISPKPCSIGRIEGTCMFVWECIKSEGRHVGMCVDSFMFGSCCAHNYTDNIVLPNTFSYTRPTKPIGMGSMNHRPRPPQHPHKPSIMGMTTIERPHGAGTLVIRPSGPHHQGPLGKPKPSLSSTSAAPATSSTTTDGPPIMWPSSGALNDLQSSASIPSATTVNHQQHWHLTTEPNFITKPRPPAWDKPGTFRPKPPKPSKKPTTPADWHTTQTQLTYASPSYSTYSTRKPTTTHPPTQFTYSTSSWKTSTTTTALTTTAEPTMKPTTTTKPQVVVAQSSRPTTVPGSTTNYVRPTSSSNIDAAPSTFPSSTTTTTSKRPITTTAAVAAGVLPTKTTHRPISSSQPYTSSVVATTTIPVAASVISSPSALSTLTSNGIESNEIGDSTDDSSSATIKTVSAARSECGVPVLTRPETRIVGGKSAAFGRWPWQVSVRRTSFFGFSSTHRCGGALINENWIATAGHCVDDLLISQIRIRVGEYDFAHVQEQLPYIERGVSKKVVHPQYNFFTYEYDLALVKMEQPLEFAPHVSPICLPQTDSLLIGMNATVTGWGRLSEGGTLPSVLQEVSVPIVSNDNCKSMFLRAGRQEFIPEIFLCAGYENGGQDSCQGDSGGPLQVKSQNGHYFLAGIISWGIGCAEANLPGVCTRISKFVPWIMENVT; from the exons ATGAGGAGGAATCGCAATAGTCGACAATGGCTAGTCAATCAACATGAGGAGCATGTCAAAGGCCAAAAATGTGTCCTTAGCCCCGGAGTTAGAGTTTCTCCCACCTACCCCAGTGCTGATACAGAGATCAATGACCACTACCTCCAGTTCCGCCACCATCAACACCAAGTGGAAGATAGGATGCAGGTAATGCATTTTGCTTTGAGGAATAATGGCGAAGCTAGCCAAAGGCAGGGCAAAATTCGTGCAACGTCACAATTCCGAATGTCGGAAAGATCGAGAGATCGTTTTTACCAAATACTAGAAGTATTATTAGCAATAGTATTAGTCAATTTTCTAGTATGTAGGTTAACACAGTTGCCCTTGGCGCTAGctgcctatggaaaatttcaatcgggGAGTGGGTATAGCAGCAGCAATCGTCACAATGCCGAAGTGAATTTTGATGAAAGTAGGCCATCGTTTTTGGACTCGGACGAATATGACGATCCCTACTATCGTCAACCACATAGTATAGGAGGTTCTGCATTCGGATACAATGGCTTACAATTGCAGCATAACCTTGACGATAGCTTGCTGCgaagtcaaaatttcaaaattagtcCCAAACCCTGTTCCATAGGCCGAATTGAAGGCACCTGCATGTTCGTGTGGGAGTGCATAAAATCGGAAGGCCGCCATGTGGGTATGTGTGTGGATTCCTTCATGTTTGGCTCGTGCTGTGCCCACAACTATACTGATAATATAGTCTTGCCAAATACCTTTTCTTATACTCGGCCTACAAAACCCATCGGCATGGGCAGTATGAATCATAGACCAAGACCACCACAGCATCCACATAAACCAAGTATCAT GGGAATGACAACTATAGAGCGTCCACATGGGGCCGGGACATTGGTTATAAGACCCTCGGGTCCACATCACCAGGGTCCATTGGGCAAACCGAAACCATCACTAAGCAGTACTTCTGCTGCCCCGGCAACATCTAGCACCACCACAGATGGTCCTCCAATAATGTGGCCTTCAAGTGGAGCTTTGAATGACTTGCAGTCATCGGCCAGTATACCCTCTGCTACCACAG TGAACCATCAACAACATTGGCATTTAACTACAGAACCAAACTTTATAACCAAACCAAGACCTCCAGCCTGGGACAAACCAGGAACATTTAGGCCAAAACCTCCGAAGCCAAgcaaaaaaccaacaacacCTGCAGATTGGCATaccacacaaacccaattgacaTATGCATCACCTTCGTATAGTACATATTCCACCCGAAAACCGACCACTACACATCCTCCCACTCAATTCACGTATTCTACTTCATCGTGGAAGACATCGACAACAACGACAGCGTTGACAACAACAGCAGAGCCTACGATGAAACCTACAACTACAACAAAACCACAG GTTGTTGTGGCTCAAAGTAGCAGACCGACAACAGTACCAGGGTCCACCACAAACTATGTAAGGCCAACATCAAGCAGTAATATAGACGCAGCGCCGTCTACATTCCCTTCATCGACAACGACGACAACATCGAAGAGACCTATAACGACAACGGCAGCGGTGGCGGCAGGAGTTttaccaacaaaaaccacacataGACCCATCTCTTCTTCACAACCGTATACCAGCTCGGTTGTAGCAACAACCACGATCCCAGTTGCAGCATCAGTGATATCTTCACCATCCGCATTAAGCACACTGACGTCGAATGGCATCGAATCCAATGAAATTGGCGATAGCACTGATGATAGTAGTAGCGCCACAATAAAAACCGTATCGGCTGCTCGAAGTG AATGCGGTGTGCCCGTTTTAACTCGACCGGAAACACGCATAGTTGGCGGTAAAAGTGCCGCCTTTGGTCGTTGGCCTTGGCAGGTCTCTGTGCGACGTACATCATTCTTTGGTTTCTCCAGCACTCATCGTTGTGGTGGAGCATTGATCAATGAAAATTGGATCGCCACAGCCGGTCATTGTGTCGATGA CCTATTGATCTCACAAATACGCATACGTGTTGGTGAATATGATTTCGCCCATGTCCAGGAACAGTTACCCTACATTGAACGGGGTGTTTCCAAGAAGGTTGTCCATCCCCAATACAACTTCTTTACCTACGAATATGATTTAGCTCTGGTGAAGATGGAGCAACCATTGGAATTCGCTCCCCATGTTAGTCCTATATGCTTGCCACAAACAGATAGCTTACTTATTGGAATGAATGCCACGGTAACGGGATGGGGTCGTCTAAGCGAAGGTGGAACTTTGCCTTCAGTTCTGCAGGAG GTCTCAGTACCCATAGTCAGTAATGACAATTGCAAAAGCATGTTCTTACGAGCCGGTAGACAAGAATTCATACCAGAGATATTCCTCTGTGCTGGATATGAGAATGGTGGACAAGATTCTTGTCAAGGTGATTCTGGTGGTCCTTTGCAG GTGAAGTCTCAGAATGGACATTATTTTCTAGCTGGTATCATATCTTGGGGTATAGGATGTGCTGAAGCCAATTTACCAGGTGTATGCAcaagaatttcaaaatttgtcccTTGGATTATGGAAAATGTAACGTGA